A stretch of Alligator mississippiensis isolate rAllMis1 chromosome 14, rAllMis1, whole genome shotgun sequence DNA encodes these proteins:
- the LOC132244901 gene encoding schlafen family member 5-like — protein sequence MEVIYGIGNLPIYHFCKAGGKAKYEIKILDVYDASRRKYGYVCAVKIELFCCVVFSCNPDSWIVKARLAKRLRVTEWTDMMVAADPDLSKLAADFMTQLSVSGAPPVAKPIYLKQGLSCLEDLQKRLFAVNSSGITYSPEKLSQELFSEYQDVEDLIKEQRKALETSQRLLIFSRS from the exons ATGGAAGTAATTTATGGCATCGGGAATTTGCCTATCTATCATTTctgcaaagcagggggaaaagcGAAATATGAAATCAAAATCTTGGATGTATATGATGCATCTAGAAGAAAATACGGTTATGTTTGTGCTGTGAAAATTGAGCTGTTTTGTTGTGTTGTGTTTTCATGCAACCCTGATTCATGGATTGTGAAGGCCCGGCTTGCCAAGAGACTGAGAGTCACGGAATGGACAGACATGATGGTGGCTGCTGACCCAG ATCTTTCCAAATTGGCTGCAGACTTCATGACTCAGCTAAGTGTGTCAGGTGCACCTCCGGTGGCCAAACCAATCTATTTAAAGCAAGGCCTCAGCTGTTTGGAAGATCTGCAAAAGCGTCTTTTTGCAG TGAATTCTAGTGGGATAACATACAGTCCAGAAAAACTCAGCCAAGAACTGTTCTCAGAATATCAGGACGTGGAGGATTTAATAAAAGAGCAAAGGAAAGCTCTGGAGACTTCCCAGAGACTACTGATATTTTCCAGAAGCTGA